The Lactuca sativa cultivar Salinas chromosome 2, Lsat_Salinas_v11, whole genome shotgun sequence genome includes a window with the following:
- the LOC111918913 gene encoding probable serine/threonine-protein kinase PBL7, which yields METNTTDTEPPSRMHVNENHTHLHHHHQQRHQYHHRDILPESTILVVVIPIVLVILLLAISLIVALLRRVKSLKPNGNTKHNQNCMFISHSIITFDGGPDGKRGCIYGGSPCSLPLATSRGVQVFTYKELESATGNFTQANLVGKGSFGMVYRGVLRDGTVCAIKLLHREGKQGERAFRSEVDLLSRLQCPYLVDLLGYCADNQHRLLVFEYMANGTLHDHLHSSDGRSQALIWGIRMRIALNSAKALEFLHEHTTPSIIHRDFKSSNILLDENFRGKVTDFGLAKIGSDKLNGLISTRVLGTTGYLAPEYASTGKLTTKSDVYSYGVVLLELLTGRVPIDTNRPPGEHVLVSWALPRLTNRAQVVEMVDPNLHGQYSRKDLIQVAAIAAMCVQTEADYRPLMTDVVQSLIPIVNNLSAGSASSSFRFSKRVSPRS from the exons ATGGAGACGAACACCACAGACACAGAGCCGCCATCGAGAATGCATGTCAACGAAAACCACACTCAtttacaccaccaccaccaacaacgACACCAATACCACCACCGTGACATTCTCCCGGAATCCACCATTCTTGTGGTTGTCATCCCCATCGTTCTTGTCATTTTACTCCTTGCAATTTCTCTAATTGTAGCATTGCTCCGCCGTGTAAAATCTCTAAAACCAAATGGAAACACCAAACACAACCAAAATTGCATGTTCATCTCTCATAGCATCATAACATTCGATGGTGGCCCAG ATGGGAAGCGGGGGTGTATCTATGGAGGAAGTCCATGCAGCCTGCCATTAGCAACATCTAGAGGTGTACAAGTATTCACATATAAAGAGCTGGAATCAGCTACGGGCAACTTCACCCAAGCTAACCTTGTGGGCAAGGGTAGTTTCGGTATGGTTTACCGAGGGGTACTCCGTGACGGCACCGTTTGTGCTATTAAATTGCTTCACAGGGAAGGGAAGCAAGGTGAACGTGCTTTTCGGTCCGAG GTGGATTTACTAAGTCGTTTACAATGTCCATATTTGGTGGACCTACTTGGATATTGTGCTGATAATCAACACAGGCTCCTTGTATTTGAATATATGGCGAATGGTACTCTTCACGATCACCTCCACTCTTCCGATGGACGATCTCAAGCATTGATTTGGGGCATCCGGATGAGAATCGCCCTCAATTCCGCAAAGGCACTTGAGTTCCTCCATGAACACACCACACCATCTATCATACACCGTGATTTTAAATCATCAAACATTTTGTTAGACGAAAATTTTCGAGGAAAGGTCACCGATTTTGGGTTGGCCAAGATCGGATCAGACAAACTCAACGGTCTAATCTCGACCCGTGTTTTAGGAACCACGGGATACCTGGCACCTGA GTATGCTTCAACTGGAAAGCTAACAACCAAATCAGATGTCTATAGCTATGGTGTCGTTTTGCTAGAACTCTTAACGGGACGTGTACCTATCGACACAAACCGACCACCTGGAGAACATGTCCTTGTCTCTTGG GCTCTTCCAAGGTTAACAAATAGAGCTCAAGTTGTCGAAATGGTTGATCCAAATCTACATGGTCAATACTCAAGAAAGGATCTAATTCAG GTAGCCGCAATCGCAGCCATGTGTGTGCAAACCGAAGCCGATTATCGGCCTCTAATGACAGACGTTGTACAATCCTTGATTCCAATAGTAAACAATTTATCTGCGGGGAGTGCTTCTAGTTCTTTTAGGTTTAGTAAACGAGTAAGCCCTAGATCTTAG
- the LOC111918914 gene encoding DNA excision repair protein ERCC-1 yields MEEKDNQNPNNSSSSSFVIKIPSYEEVIQSSQSKTPPQSLFNPSQSFSQAFNSIKNTEFYAPPPPPSSSSIPRGIQPSGVDATPSSPSPPVATARSTGASSSSTPSRNAILVSHRQKGNPLLKHIRNVRWAFADVVSDYVLGQQSCALYLSIRYHLLHPDYLYFRIRELGKNFKLRVVLCHIDVEDVVKPLLEVTRTALLHDCTLLCGWSLEECGRYLETIKVYENKPADFIQGQMDTDYLSRLSHALTSVRHVNKTDVVTLGSTFGSLSHIMDASMEDLARCPGIGERKVKRLYDTFHEPFKRTVSKQHPPPEASAQPFTPSEAQEDEKVGSSSKRDKKEANLSVKSALSAAFAKYKEKVSTEK; encoded by the exons ATGGAAGAGAAGGACAATCAGAATCCTAACAACAGTTCATCATCGTCGTTCGTGATCAAGATACCCTCATACGAAGAAGTTATTCAGAGTTCTCAATCGAAAACCCCTCCCCAGTCTCTTTTCAATCCTTCTCAGTCCTTCTCTCAGGCCTTCAACTCCATTAAGAACACCGAGTTTTACgctccacctccacctccttcCTCCTCTTCAATTCCAAG GGGAATTCAGCCATCTGGGGTTGATGCTACTCCTTCTTCGCCGTCGCCACCAGTTGCAACTGCACGTTCTACCGGAGCATCTTCGTCTTCTACGCCAAGCCGCAACGCAATACTTGTTAGTCATAGACAG AAGGGAAATCCTTTGCTTAAACATATAAGAAATGTGAGGTGGGCTTTTGCAGATGTTGTCTCTGACTACGTCTTGGGACAACAATCATGTGCTCTATATCTCAG TATTAGGTATCACCTGCTTCACCCGGACTACCTGTATTTCAGAATAAGGGAATTGGGAAAAAATTTCAAGCTTCGTGTTGTTTTATGCCATATTGATGTT GAGGATGTTGTAAAGCCATTGTTGGAAGTTACAAGAACAGCCCTGCTTCATGACTGTACTCTTTTGTGTGGTTGGAG ctTGGAAGAATGTGGTCGATATCTGGAAACAATAAAAGTTTATGAAAATAAACCTGCAGACTTCATTCAAGGCCAAATGGATACAGACTATTTATCACGG TTATCACACGCCCTAACATCAGTTCGACATGTCAACAAGACAGATGTGGTTACTCTGGGCTCTACATTTGGG TCTCTTTCTCATATTATGGATGCTTCCATGGAGGATCTGGCTCGTTGCCCTGGCATTGGAGAACGAAAA GTAAAGCGTCTGTATGACACTTTCCATGAACCATTCAAACGCACGGTTTCCAAGCAGCATCCACCACCCGAAGCATCTGCCCAACCTTTCACTCCAAGTGAAGCACAAGAAGACGAAAAAGTAGGAAGTTCAAGTAAGCGCGATAAAAAAGAAGCTAATTTATCCGTAAAATCAGCGCTTTCAGCAGCTTTCGCAAAATACAAGGAGAAAGTTAGcacagaaaaataa